One Gemmatimonadota bacterium genomic region harbors:
- a CDS encoding argininosuccinate synthase: protein MNESNTVVLAYSGGLDTSIVVPWIKENYGLDVVCFAADLGQAEELDGLEAKALASGASACYVEDLREEFLTDFVWPTVRAGAVYGRKYLLGTSMARPIIARKQVELARRLGAGWLAHGCTGKGNDQVRFELTYAALAPDLGVIAPWREWDIRSREDALSYAASRRIPVSATHEKIYSRDRNLWHVSHEGGPLEDPAWSPTEDVFLLTRAAASAPEAPAEVSIDFEAGIAVAVDGRRLAPVALLERLNELAGLHGVGRIDIVEDRLVGMKSRGIYETPGGTLLYAAHSDLEQLVLDRRTLELKDELAHRYASLVYEGRWWGLEREALDALVARTQERVSGSVKLRLYKGTCSVTGRSSPNSAYDERFVTFGEDEVYDQADAGGFIRLFGLPMRVEALRRRSALDADAHVAEVARHSEVARHSEATPLGPAAESEAPFRPSRPRAASAGAAR, encoded by the coding sequence GTGAATGAATCCAACACCGTCGTACTCGCCTACTCGGGGGGGCTGGACACCTCCATCGTGGTGCCGTGGATCAAGGAGAACTACGGCCTCGACGTGGTGTGCTTCGCCGCCGACCTGGGGCAGGCCGAAGAGCTCGACGGCCTCGAGGCCAAGGCGCTCGCATCCGGCGCCAGCGCGTGCTACGTGGAGGACCTGCGCGAGGAGTTTCTGACGGACTTCGTCTGGCCCACGGTGCGCGCCGGCGCCGTGTACGGCCGGAAGTACCTGCTGGGCACGTCCATGGCGCGGCCCATCATCGCCCGCAAGCAGGTGGAGCTGGCGAGGCGCCTGGGGGCCGGCTGGCTCGCGCACGGCTGCACCGGCAAGGGCAACGATCAGGTGCGGTTCGAGCTGACCTACGCCGCGCTCGCGCCGGACCTGGGCGTCATCGCGCCGTGGCGGGAGTGGGACATCCGTTCCCGGGAGGACGCCCTCTCATACGCCGCCAGCCGGCGCATTCCGGTGAGCGCCACGCACGAGAAGATCTACTCGCGCGACCGGAATCTGTGGCACGTGTCGCACGAGGGTGGGCCCCTGGAGGACCCCGCGTGGAGCCCGACCGAGGACGTCTTCCTGCTGACCCGCGCGGCCGCGTCCGCCCCGGAAGCACCGGCCGAGGTCTCGATAGACTTCGAGGCCGGCATCGCCGTCGCGGTCGATGGGCGGCGGCTGGCGCCGGTGGCGCTGCTGGAGCGGCTCAACGAGCTGGCCGGGCTGCACGGCGTCGGTCGCATCGACATCGTGGAAGACCGGCTCGTGGGGATGAAGTCGCGCGGCATCTACGAAACGCCCGGAGGCACGCTGCTCTACGCCGCGCACTCCGATCTCGAACAACTCGTGCTGGACCGGCGCACGCTGGAGCTGAAGGACGAGCTGGCGCACCGCTACGCGTCCCTCGTCTACGAGGGGCGTTGGTGGGGGCTCGAGCGCGAGGCGCTGGACGCGCTCGTCGCCAGGACCCAGGAGCGGGTGAGCGGCAGCGTGAAACTGCGCCTGTACAAGGGCACCTGCTCGGTGACCGGCCGCTCCTCGCCGAACAGCGCCTACGACGAGCGCTTCGTCACGTTCGGCGAGGATGAGGTCTACGACCAGGCGGACGCCGGCGGCTTCATCCGGCTGTTCGGGCTGCCCATGCGCGTGGAGGCTCTGCGGCGCCGGTCCGCGCTCGACGCCGACGCACACGTGGCGGAGGTCGCCCGCCACTCGGAGGTCGCCCGCCACTCGGAGGCGACCCCGCTCGGCCCGGCGGCCGAGTCGGAGGCGCCCTTCCGGCCGAGTCGGCCGCGAGCGGCGTCGGCGGGGGCCGCGAGATGA
- a CDS encoding N-acetyltransferase yields MLVQIAQRMQAAPTGGTAPVDATLVGTRPASFGDIPDMASLINRYAALGLMLPKTPAHLYRTVREFIVAESDQGVLGCGALRIYEPDLAEVCSLAVSDAARGLGVGRRLVAALHAEAARLGIGRTFALTLEPGFFHRLGYHTIERAVLPQKIDVDCAGCPKRDACDEIAVLRLAPAPTSESIQ; encoded by the coding sequence ATGCTCGTGCAGATCGCCCAGCGAATGCAGGCCGCCCCGACCGGGGGCACCGCGCCCGTCGACGCCACGCTGGTAGGCACCAGGCCGGCCTCCTTTGGCGACATCCCGGACATGGCATCGCTCATCAACCGCTACGCCGCGCTGGGACTGATGCTCCCCAAGACCCCGGCGCACCTCTACCGCACGGTGCGCGAGTTCATCGTCGCGGAGAGCGACCAGGGCGTGCTGGGGTGCGGGGCCCTGCGCATCTACGAGCCGGACCTGGCCGAGGTCTGCTCACTCGCGGTGTCCGACGCGGCTCGCGGCCTGGGCGTAGGGCGACGCCTCGTCGCAGCCCTGCACGCCGAGGCCGCGCGCCTCGGCATCGGCCGGACCTTCGCGCTCACGCTCGAGCCCGGCTTCTTCCACCGACTCGGCTACCACACGATCGAGCGGGCGGTGCTGCCGCAGAAGATCGACGTCGACTGCGCGGGCTGCCCGAAGAGGGACGCCTGCGACGAAATCGCCGTGCTGCGCCTGGCTCCGGCGCCTACCTCGGAGAGCATCCAGTGA
- a CDS encoding acetylornithine/succinylornithine family transaminase: MNPTAPASPLLGVYRQPAQTFVSGRGSRIVDDAGREYLDFTAGIAVNALGHGDPGVAEAVRAALDLGLIHTSNLYRTRPAEELAAWLVEHSFGDRVFFCNSGAESVEGALKFARRWATSTGALAKTDIVAFSGGFHGRTLGALSATDRPAYQAPFAPLVPGVRIVDPLDEKAVGDAIERERTAAVIVEPIQAEGGVRPLAEGFLQTLRDLCDAAGAVLIFDEVQTGLGRTGRLWAHQWTDVEPDLMTIAKPLAGGLPMGAVVLREHIAAAIRPGDHATTFGGGPLVASAALEVCARIASPGFLEAVRAGEEFLRQRFRGLVGRGAVVDARGRGLLWGLELPGAAAPVVEAARDAGLLLCLAGPSVVRLLPPLNVSRADLIAGCEILEGAL; the protein is encoded by the coding sequence GTGAACCCCACCGCCCCCGCGTCGCCCCTCCTCGGCGTGTACCGGCAGCCGGCCCAGACCTTCGTGTCGGGTCGGGGGAGCCGCATCGTGGACGACGCCGGTCGGGAGTACCTGGACTTCACCGCGGGCATCGCGGTCAACGCGCTCGGGCACGGCGACCCCGGCGTGGCGGAGGCGGTGCGCGCCGCGCTGGACCTGGGCCTCATCCACACCTCCAACCTGTACCGCACGCGACCCGCCGAAGAACTCGCGGCGTGGCTGGTGGAGCACTCCTTCGGCGACCGCGTGTTCTTCTGCAACTCGGGCGCCGAGTCGGTGGAGGGAGCGCTCAAGTTCGCGCGTCGCTGGGCCACCTCCACGGGGGCGCTCGCGAAGACCGACATAGTAGCCTTCTCCGGCGGCTTCCACGGACGCACGCTGGGAGCCCTGTCGGCGACCGACCGTCCGGCCTACCAGGCGCCCTTCGCCCCGCTCGTGCCGGGCGTCCGGATCGTCGATCCGCTGGATGAAAAAGCCGTAGGGGATGCCATCGAGCGGGAGCGCACGGCGGCCGTAATCGTCGAGCCGATCCAGGCGGAGGGGGGGGTGCGCCCGCTGGCCGAAGGCTTCCTCCAGACCCTGCGGGACCTGTGCGACGCCGCCGGCGCGGTGCTGATCTTCGACGAGGTCCAGACCGGCCTGGGCCGCACCGGGCGCCTGTGGGCGCACCAGTGGACGGACGTAGAGCCGGACCTCATGACGATAGCCAAGCCGCTGGCCGGCGGGCTGCCCATGGGCGCCGTCGTCCTGCGCGAGCACATCGCGGCGGCGATCCGGCCCGGCGACCACGCGACCACCTTCGGCGGCGGGCCACTGGTCGCCTCGGCCGCTCTCGAGGTGTGCGCCCGAATCGCATCCCCCGGGTTCCTGGAGGCCGTGCGCGCCGGCGAGGAGTTTCTGCGGCAGCGCTTCCGGGGCCTCGTGGGCCGGGGCGCGGTCGTGGACGCCCGCGGCAGGGGGCTGCTGTGGGGACTCGAGCTCCCCGGCGCCGCCGCTCCGGTCGTGGAGGCGGCGCGCGACGCCGGCCTGCTGTTGTGCCTCGCCGGCCCGAGCGTGGTGCGCCTCCTGCCCCCGCTCAACGTCTCGCGCGCCGACCTCATCGCCGGCTGCGAAATCCTCGAGGGGGCGCTCTGA
- the argB gene encoding acetylglutamate kinase: MGLTANAGSSPGPRRLTVVKVGGRLVEDVAAARGFARALSEAGAREAEDTTSAGATFVVVHGGGSEISALGRRLGVEPTFHEGQRVTDRATMRLVSMTLSGEVNKRIVRALTATAVAAVGLSGEDGASVQATPRRGGELGRVGDVACVRPRLLRALLTAGFVPVLSPVSGSGDGEPLNVNADAVAAAVATALGAARLLFLSDVPFVRDGAGRAVATLDEAGAKTLVSEGTVAGGMIPKLTTAAKAASGGIPDVRIGGLTALGGGGTRIVGGAPPTSCADRPASAAGGGVGTPSLEVLA; encoded by the coding sequence GTGGGCCTGACCGCGAACGCAGGCTCCTCTCCGGGTCCGAGGCGGCTCACCGTGGTCAAGGTCGGCGGACGCCTCGTCGAGGATGTCGCGGCGGCGCGCGGCTTCGCGCGCGCGCTGTCCGAGGCTGGTGCCCGGGAGGCGGAGGATACGACGTCGGCGGGCGCGACTTTCGTGGTGGTGCACGGCGGGGGCTCGGAGATCAGCGCCCTCGGGCGCCGGCTGGGCGTCGAGCCGACCTTCCACGAAGGCCAGCGGGTCACCGACCGGGCCACCATGCGGCTCGTGTCCATGACCCTCTCCGGGGAGGTCAACAAGCGCATCGTGCGCGCGCTCACGGCCACCGCCGTGGCCGCGGTCGGCTTGAGCGGGGAGGACGGGGCGTCCGTCCAGGCGACCCCGCGTCGGGGCGGCGAGCTCGGGCGCGTGGGAGACGTCGCGTGCGTACGGCCCCGACTCCTGCGCGCGCTCCTGACCGCCGGTTTCGTACCCGTGCTGTCGCCCGTCTCGGGGAGCGGGGATGGCGAACCGCTCAACGTCAACGCGGACGCCGTGGCCGCCGCCGTGGCAACGGCGCTGGGAGCGGCCCGCCTCCTGTTCCTGAGCGACGTCCCCTTCGTCCGCGACGGCGCGGGCAGGGCGGTCGCCACGCTCGACGAGGCCGGAGCGAAGACACTCGTGTCCGAAGGCACCGTGGCAGGCGGCATGATCCCCAAGCTGACCACGGCGGCGAAGGCCGCGTCGGGGGGGATACCGGACGTGCGGATCGGCGGCCTGACCGCGCTCGGCGGCGGAGGCACTCGGATCGTGGGCGGCGCACCCCCTACGTCCTGCGCGGACCGTCCGGCCTCGGCCGCCGGCGGTGGGGTGGGTACCCCGAGCTTGGAGGTGCTCGCGTGA
- a CDS encoding Asd/ArgC dimerization domain-containing protein has protein sequence MHKQSLLVAVLGATGYAGREVVRILAGHPYVRLAAATSEGEAGASLASVVRDAPDLPLTSLTDTDLSACDAVLACLPHGRVGDWLGSLGPGLAVDLSADLRLPTHRERFANLTARRRREQWRAVADGGGGLPCPAAQATAAAPSTGAAAFAYGLTELHRDAIRDASVVANPGCYPTAVLLGLAPFIRRDLIGGSVIANAASGVTGAGRTAARHLLFAEVAGDFRPYGVGNAHRHQPEMRHFASALGTGDVEIVFTPHLLPVGRGILASLHVPLAAHLDAADAAALLMADYGEEPFVDVLRDRPPSLRDVVGTNRAALGLAEVGGVERPALQVFVAIDNLLKGAAGQAVQNLNLMCGWPETAGLETRVGSWA, from the coding sequence ATGCATAAACAGTCGTTATTGGTCGCCGTGCTCGGAGCCACGGGCTACGCGGGCCGCGAGGTCGTCCGGATCCTCGCGGGCCATCCGTACGTGCGCCTGGCGGCCGCCACGTCGGAGGGAGAGGCGGGGGCCTCCCTGGCGTCGGTCGTCCGGGACGCGCCGGATCTCCCGCTGACCTCGCTGACCGACACCGATCTGTCGGCGTGCGACGCGGTGCTGGCGTGCCTCCCGCACGGCCGCGTCGGGGATTGGCTGGGCTCTTTGGGCCCCGGGCTCGCCGTGGATCTGTCGGCCGACCTCAGGCTCCCCACCCACAGGGAGCGCTTCGCCAACCTCACCGCGCGCCGCCGACGCGAGCAGTGGCGCGCCGTCGCGGACGGTGGCGGAGGGCTCCCCTGCCCCGCCGCCCAGGCGACGGCGGCCGCCCCGAGCACCGGGGCGGCCGCTTTCGCTTATGGGCTGACCGAGCTGCACCGCGACGCGATCCGGGACGCCAGCGTCGTCGCCAACCCGGGCTGCTATCCAACGGCGGTGCTGCTGGGCCTCGCGCCCTTCATCCGGCGCGACCTGATCGGCGGATCGGTCATCGCCAACGCGGCGTCGGGCGTAACCGGAGCCGGGCGCACCGCGGCCCGCCACCTCCTCTTCGCCGAGGTGGCCGGGGACTTCCGCCCGTACGGCGTCGGCAACGCGCACCGCCACCAGCCGGAGATGCGCCACTTCGCGTCTGCGCTCGGCACGGGAGACGTCGAAATAGTGTTCACGCCCCACCTGTTGCCCGTCGGGCGGGGCATCCTCGCGTCGCTGCACGTGCCGCTGGCGGCGCACCTGGATGCCGCGGACGCCGCGGCGCTCCTGATGGCCGACTACGGCGAGGAGCCGTTCGTCGACGTGTTGCGCGACCGTCCTCCGTCTCTGCGGGACGTGGTCGGCACCAACCGGGCCGCGCTGGGCCTGGCCGAGGTCGGCGGGGTCGAGCGGCCCGCGCTGCAGGTCTTCGTCGCCATCGACAATCTGCTCAAGGGCGCCGCCGGCCAGGCCGTTCAGAACCTCAACCTCATGTGCGGGTGGCCCGAGACCGCGGGCCTCGAGACCAGGGTGGGGTCGTGGGCCTGA
- a CDS encoding prolyl oligopeptidase family serine peptidase: protein MHRNAPLIFIATFATALCTPAWTSGQAPDADTRAATADHEPATARANAFPLTIRSIMRGTELIGRSPSRVRWSDDGQWIYFSWLPGGAAWHEESATYRVPAAGGEPERLDDAAADTLGASLAGGDLSPDGSLRVTSVDGDLYLLDRATGDARRLTNTSDAEANATFSADGRTVLFRTDDNVFALGVDGAPLWQVTDVRTGEAPEDPEEAEGHKAFLEEQQEELFEHVRVEGLREERDDAREERDEARRAQPAYLGRGNRLGGVTADPTATWAIVASQKPAEDAERTHVPLWITDTGYTEDRQVRAKVGDEQSATRLALLETATGRIAWLDLSGGESPGDEVQVEWESEGEDADAGEDEEGEGESATPAGGEAGARRGGGADNGDAPALAAARLVEWHESGSHALLVAIDFDYKTWRLYSLDPVAGTLTLLDAHEDEAWVGGPCFGFGGPCAGWLPARAGSEPRAYYVSEETGYAHVYAVDADGSDRRTLTSGEWEVDRLEIPESWDGFLLHTSEASPFDRHPWRMGWDGSDRTRLVDGSGAYDATPSPDGTTLAVVHSSANAPPELYVTSASPGSPRTRLTSTPTEEWAGFPWIQPEIVRVPARDGVGVPARVYRPSDVGAEPNGAGVVFVHGAGYLHNVHNWWSGYFREYMFHHFLAANGYTVLDIDYRGSRGYGRDWRTAIYRHMGGWDLSDQVDGARYLAETEGVDASRIGVYGGSYGGFITLMALFTEPDVFQAGAALRSVTDWAHYNHWYTSRILNLPDGDEEAYRQSSPIYFAEGLEGDLLIAHGMYDTNVHFSDVVRLAQRLIELGKEDWEMALYPVENHGFVEPTSWTDEYRRIYELFERSIGGE from the coding sequence ATGCATCGCAACGCGCCGCTGATCTTCATCGCCACTTTCGCCACCGCCCTGTGTACGCCGGCCTGGACCAGCGGGCAGGCGCCGGACGCGGACACACGGGCCGCGACCGCGGATCACGAGCCCGCGACCGCGCGCGCCAACGCCTTTCCGTTGACCATCCGCAGCATCATGCGCGGCACGGAGTTGATCGGAAGATCGCCCTCCCGGGTGCGTTGGTCGGACGATGGCCAGTGGATCTACTTCTCGTGGCTCCCGGGCGGGGCGGCCTGGCACGAGGAGTCGGCGACCTACCGCGTCCCCGCCGCGGGAGGCGAGCCCGAGCGGTTGGACGACGCGGCGGCCGACACGCTCGGCGCCTCGCTCGCAGGAGGCGACCTCTCTCCGGATGGATCGCTGCGGGTCACCAGCGTCGATGGCGACCTGTACCTGCTGGACCGCGCCACGGGCGACGCGCGACGCCTCACCAACACCTCGGACGCCGAAGCCAACGCGACCTTCAGCGCCGACGGACGCACGGTGTTGTTCCGCACCGACGACAACGTCTTCGCGCTTGGCGTAGACGGCGCCCCTCTGTGGCAGGTGACCGACGTGCGCACCGGGGAGGCGCCCGAGGATCCGGAGGAGGCCGAAGGGCACAAGGCGTTCCTCGAGGAGCAGCAGGAGGAGCTGTTCGAGCACGTGCGCGTGGAAGGACTGCGCGAAGAGCGCGACGACGCTCGGGAGGAGCGCGACGAGGCCCGCCGCGCCCAACCGGCCTACCTGGGCCGTGGCAACCGTCTCGGCGGCGTCACCGCCGACCCGACCGCGACCTGGGCGATCGTGGCCTCGCAGAAGCCGGCCGAAGACGCGGAGCGGACGCACGTGCCGCTGTGGATCACCGACACGGGTTACACCGAGGACCGCCAGGTGCGCGCCAAGGTGGGCGACGAACAGAGCGCCACGCGTCTGGCGCTGCTGGAAACCGCGACCGGCCGGATCGCGTGGCTCGATCTGAGCGGCGGCGAGTCGCCAGGCGACGAGGTCCAGGTAGAGTGGGAGAGCGAGGGCGAAGACGCGGACGCCGGCGAGGACGAAGAAGGAGAAGGCGAGAGCGCGACGCCCGCCGGCGGCGAAGCCGGCGCGCGGCGCGGCGGCGGCGCCGACAACGGGGACGCCCCGGCTCTGGCCGCGGCGAGGCTGGTGGAGTGGCACGAGAGCGGCAGCCACGCGCTCCTGGTGGCGATCGACTTCGACTACAAGACCTGGAGGCTCTACTCGCTCGACCCCGTCGCGGGCACGCTCACCCTGCTGGATGCGCACGAGGACGAAGCCTGGGTGGGCGGACCGTGCTTCGGCTTCGGTGGCCCGTGCGCCGGCTGGCTGCCCGCGCGCGCCGGCTCCGAGCCGCGCGCCTACTACGTCAGCGAGGAGACCGGGTACGCGCACGTCTACGCCGTCGACGCCGACGGCTCGGACAGGCGCACCCTGACCTCGGGCGAATGGGAGGTCGACCGGCTGGAGATTCCGGAGTCGTGGGACGGTTTCCTGCTGCACACGAGCGAGGCGTCGCCCTTCGACCGGCACCCCTGGCGGATGGGCTGGGACGGCTCAGACCGCACGCGGCTGGTCGACGGCAGCGGCGCGTACGACGCGACGCCGTCTCCCGACGGGACCACGCTGGCGGTCGTCCACTCCTCCGCGAATGCTCCACCGGAACTGTACGTGACCTCGGCTTCGCCCGGATCGCCTCGGACAAGGCTGACGTCCACGCCCACCGAGGAGTGGGCCGGCTTCCCCTGGATCCAGCCTGAAATCGTCAGGGTCCCCGCGCGCGACGGGGTGGGCGTGCCGGCGCGCGTCTATCGTCCCAGTGACGTGGGCGCCGAGCCGAACGGCGCCGGCGTGGTTTTCGTGCACGGCGCGGGCTACCTGCACAACGTCCACAACTGGTGGTCGGGCTATTTCCGCGAATACATGTTCCACCACTTCCTCGCCGCCAACGGCTACACCGTCCTGGACATCGACTACCGCGGCTCGCGCGGGTACGGCCGCGACTGGCGGACCGCGATCTACCGACACATGGGCGGCTGGGACCTGTCGGACCAGGTGGACGGCGCGCGCTACCTGGCGGAGACCGAGGGCGTGGACGCGAGCAGGATCGGCGTCTACGGGGGCTCCTACGGGGGCTTCATCACGCTGATGGCGCTGTTTACCGAGCCGGACGTCTTCCAGGCGGGGGCCGCGCTGCGTTCGGTCACCGACTGGGCGCACTACAACCACTGGTACACGAGCCGGATCCTGAACCTGCCCGACGGGGACGAGGAGGCCTACCGGCAGTCCTCACCGATCTACTTCGCCGAGGGGCTCGAAGGCGATCTGCTCATCGCGCACGGCATGTACGACACCAACGTCCACTTCTCCGACGTCGTGCGGCTCGCCCAGCGCCTCATCGAGCTCGGCAAAGAGGACTGGGAGATGGCGCTCTACCCGGTCGAGAACCACGGCTTCGTGGAGCCGACCTCGTGGACCGATGAGTACCGCCGCATCTACGAGCTGTTCGAGCGCTCGATCGGAGGCGAATAG
- a CDS encoding arginine repressor (regulates arginine biosynthesis when complexed with arginine by binding at site that overlap the promotors of the arginine biosynthesis genes) → MTSQEALRDLLAERGFEVTQTTLSRDLRELGVAKVPLPEGGSTYQASPGRGDPKPTLERLLPALFTGVDGVGNLVVIKTLTGGAQPVAVALDRQGWKELLGTISGDDTILLILRDARKRKSIERRIRQLAGIED, encoded by the coding sequence GTGACTTCCCAGGAAGCGCTGCGCGACCTACTCGCCGAGCGCGGCTTCGAGGTGACCCAGACGACGCTCTCGCGGGACCTGCGCGAGCTTGGCGTAGCCAAGGTCCCGCTTCCCGAGGGCGGGTCCACCTACCAGGCGTCACCCGGCCGTGGCGACCCCAAGCCCACCCTGGAGCGGCTGCTGCCCGCGCTCTTCACAGGCGTGGATGGCGTCGGCAACCTGGTCGTCATCAAGACGCTGACGGGAGGAGCGCAGCCCGTCGCGGTGGCGCTCGACCGGCAGGGCTGGAAGGAGCTGCTGGGAACGATCTCGGGGGACGACACCATTCTTCTCATCCTGAGGGATGCCCGCAAACGCAAGTCGATCGAAAGACGAATCCGGCAACTGGCCGGAATCGAGGACTGA
- a CDS encoding tetratricopeptide repeat protein: protein MKNDRTSATAHAAALLAVLLLAGPAPAQSPAQPDVDTIVDRHIEARGGIEAIRAIRTLVYSKGQYREGDFVGGGNSRMAFRRPYYRVVGDPSNASGFLEGYDGGSWEWYGNPGIAIRTVGAASGATRRGADFEGRLIDYRAKGSTVVLGPVAEVEGRPAYRLTLTTLDGFRRDYFIDRESYLIVAERYAAPVHAFGAAVATEARMEDYREVAGVLFPHRFRESEIQTGRTLNQMQWGRIEANVELPLSHFSPPDPERTPLQKVLEAIFAGRTDPDAVLWSYREFRRGYPEVDRRAGVEMIGFQILKMGDGVDAAIRLLEVNARDYPLSASAAFSLARALETAGYPHTAAAEYRRAVELDPEHEAARRALARLGGGGRGGR, encoded by the coding sequence ATGAAAAACGATCGCACGAGCGCCACGGCGCACGCGGCGGCCCTGCTCGCGGTGCTTCTGCTGGCCGGGCCAGCGCCGGCTCAGTCCCCCGCGCAGCCCGACGTCGACACCATCGTCGACCGACACATCGAGGCCCGAGGCGGGATCGAAGCCATCCGGGCGATCCGCACGCTCGTCTATTCGAAGGGACAATACCGGGAGGGCGATTTCGTCGGCGGCGGCAACTCGCGCATGGCGTTTCGCCGGCCCTACTACCGCGTGGTCGGAGATCCTTCGAACGCGTCCGGTTTCCTGGAGGGCTACGACGGCGGGAGTTGGGAGTGGTACGGGAATCCCGGGATCGCCATCCGGACCGTGGGGGCCGCCTCCGGGGCGACCCGGCGCGGAGCGGATTTCGAAGGTCGGCTGATCGACTATCGCGCGAAGGGGTCCACGGTCGTGCTCGGACCCGTCGCGGAGGTCGAGGGGCGCCCCGCATACCGCCTGACGCTCACCACCCTGGACGGATTCCGGCGCGACTACTTCATCGATCGGGAGTCGTATCTGATCGTCGCGGAGCGCTACGCCGCGCCGGTCCACGCGTTCGGAGCCGCCGTCGCCACCGAAGCCCGGATGGAGGACTACCGGGAGGTAGCGGGTGTGCTCTTCCCGCACCGCTTCCGTGAGAGCGAGATACAGACGGGCCGTACCCTCAACCAGATGCAGTGGGGCCGGATCGAAGCGAACGTCGAGCTACCCCTGTCGCACTTCAGTCCCCCGGATCCCGAGCGTACACCGCTCCAGAAGGTGCTGGAGGCAATATTCGCAGGCCGCACGGACCCGGACGCCGTGCTCTGGAGCTACCGCGAGTTTCGGCGCGGCTATCCGGAGGTGGATAGGCGGGCGGGCGTGGAGATGATCGGCTTTCAGATCCTCAAGATGGGGGATGGCGTAGACGCCGCCATCCGTCTGCTGGAGGTCAACGCGCGCGACTACCCGCTGTCGGCGTCCGCTGCGTTCTCCCTCGCCCGGGCGCTGGAGACGGCAGGGTATCCGCATACGGCTGCGGCAGAATACCGCCGAGCGGTCGAACTCGACCCGGAGCACGAAGCCGCGCGGCGGGCGCTGGCCCGCCTGGGTGGTGGGGGCCGCGGAGGGAGATGA
- a CDS encoding DUF4173 domain-containing protein, with translation MKGADSTAPLALGLAAALGLLADGLFPAGPEGAGFALWILFLGVAAVTVARRVDPASAGAVGGWSAVSTAAAAALLLRDTPVVIPAMWLVMLASASMVLLRAGGVRLWTTRPVDHVVGFAAVPARAALGTIALAVDAQPPPDSSRRRIAAVLRGVVLAVPLLLLFGALFAAADAGFERYVERFAALWLEDLLAHLAVIFGFGWIAAGLLSGVRAKRLPNPFTGFTPPRLGSGETAVVLGSLAALFLTFVGFQLGYLFGGREVIEVTSGLTVADYARRGFFELMVVGLATVGVLLVGDALSSARRLFRWLAAVLIGCALVILASAVQRLMLYTNAFGLTVDRITAAVVMAWVAAVLVLFAVTVLRDRPGRFSSAAVLAGIAAVFVLALINPGAMAARSNLDRAMAGAREADVAFLSHLSADAVPAILQRVDELPPAAQCELGRSLLDRWGDAPYGGHDDRDWRGWNAARSAARRAVQVSEARLTAAAHDC, from the coding sequence ATGAAGGGGGCCGACTCCACCGCCCCCCTCGCGCTGGGGCTGGCGGCCGCGCTGGGCCTTCTGGCCGACGGCCTCTTCCCGGCGGGCCCGGAGGGTGCCGGGTTCGCCTTATGGATACTCTTCCTGGGAGTCGCGGCCGTTACGGTCGCGCGACGGGTGGACCCGGCCTCGGCCGGTGCCGTCGGCGGTTGGTCCGCGGTCTCGACGGCGGCTGCCGCTGCTCTGCTGCTCCGGGATACACCCGTCGTGATCCCGGCCATGTGGCTCGTGATGCTCGCTTCCGCGTCCATGGTGCTCTTGCGCGCGGGCGGCGTCCGGCTATGGACGACCCGGCCGGTCGACCACGTGGTGGGTTTCGCGGCCGTGCCGGCGCGCGCGGCCCTTGGCACGATCGCTCTCGCCGTGGACGCGCAGCCACCCCCGGACTCGTCGCGGCGTCGCATCGCGGCCGTACTTCGCGGGGTGGTCCTGGCCGTCCCCCTGCTGCTGCTGTTCGGTGCGCTTTTCGCAGCCGCGGATGCGGGCTTCGAACGGTACGTCGAGAGGTTCGCGGCGTTATGGCTGGAAGACCTGCTGGCGCACCTGGCGGTCATCTTCGGCTTCGGCTGGATCGCCGCGGGCCTGCTCTCCGGCGTGCGGGCGAAGCGGCTGCCGAACCCGTTCACCGGCTTCACGCCCCCGCGGTTGGGTTCGGGCGAGACCGCCGTGGTTCTCGGGTCGTTGGCGGCCCTGTTCCTTACGTTCGTCGGATTCCAGCTCGGCTACCTTTTCGGCGGCCGCGAAGTGATCGAAGTGACCTCCGGCCTCACGGTCGCCGACTACGCGCGCCGCGGATTCTTCGAGCTGATGGTCGTGGGCCTAGCCACGGTGGGCGTGCTGCTGGTGGGCGACGCCCTCAGCTCGGCCCGGCGGCTCTTCCGATGGCTTGCCGCCGTCCTCATCGGCTGCGCGCTGGTGATCCTGGCCTCCGCGGTCCAGCGCCTGATGCTCTACACGAACGCGTTCGGCCTGACCGTGGATCGCATCACGGCCGCCGTCGTCATGGCGTGGGTGGCAGCGGTTCTAGTGCTGTTCGCGGTGACGGTGTTACGCGACCGGCCCGGCCGGTTCTCATCCGCTGCCGTGCTCGCCGGGATCGCCGCGGTGTTCGTCCTTGCGCTGATCAACCCCGGTGCCATGGCCGCCCGGTCCAATCTCGATCGCGCCATGGCGGGCGCACGCGAGGCCGACGTGGCTTTCCTGAGCCACCTGTCCGCGGACGCCGTACCGGCGATCCTGCAGCGGGTCGACGAGCTGCCTCCGGCCGCGCAATGCGAACTCGGGCGGAGCCTCCTCGACCGATGGGGCGATGCGCCCTACGGCGGGCACGACGATCGTGACTGGCGCGGCTGGAACGCAGCCCGGTCGGCGGCGCGCCGCGCGGTTCAGGTCTCGGAAGCGCGCTTGACGGCGGCTGCACACGACTGCTGA